From the Rhodococcus sp. NBC_00297 genome, one window contains:
- a CDS encoding nitrilase-related carbon-nitrogen hydrolase — protein MTVVRAALVQTTWTGDKESMIQAHEEYARQAAEQGAQVICFQELFYGPYFCQVQDASFYDYAESVPGPTVERFQSLAKELGMVMVLPVYEKEQPGILYNTAAVVDADGTYLGKYRKHHIPHLNGFWEKFYFRPGNLGWPVFDTAVGKVGVYICYDRHFPEGWRALGLAGAEIVFNPSATSRGLSNYLWKLEQPASAVANEYYIVAINRVGVEELGDNDFYGTSYFVDPEGKFVGDVASDSAAEVIVRDLDLSLIATVRDRWAFYRDRRPDAYGPLVTP, from the coding sequence ATGACTGTCGTTCGAGCAGCACTGGTTCAGACCACCTGGACCGGCGACAAGGAATCGATGATCCAGGCCCACGAGGAGTACGCCCGCCAGGCAGCCGAGCAGGGCGCGCAGGTGATCTGTTTTCAGGAACTGTTCTACGGCCCCTATTTCTGCCAGGTGCAGGACGCGTCCTTCTACGACTACGCCGAATCGGTTCCCGGACCCACCGTCGAGCGTTTCCAGTCTCTCGCGAAGGAACTCGGCATGGTGATGGTGCTGCCGGTCTACGAGAAGGAACAGCCAGGCATTCTGTACAACACCGCCGCCGTGGTGGACGCGGACGGCACGTACTTGGGCAAGTACCGCAAGCACCACATTCCGCACCTGAACGGCTTCTGGGAGAAGTTCTACTTCCGCCCCGGCAACCTGGGCTGGCCCGTGTTCGACACCGCCGTCGGCAAGGTGGGGGTCTACATCTGTTACGACCGCCATTTCCCGGAGGGCTGGCGCGCACTCGGACTGGCCGGTGCGGAGATCGTGTTCAATCCGTCCGCCACCTCGCGAGGCCTGTCGAACTACCTGTGGAAGCTCGAGCAACCGGCGTCGGCCGTGGCCAACGAGTACTACATCGTCGCGATCAACCGAGTGGGAGTCGAGGAGTTGGGCGACAACGACTTCTACGGTACGAGCTACTTCGTCGATCCCGAGGGGAAGTTCGTCGGCGACGTCGCCTCGGACAGCGCGGCCGAAGTGATCGTCCGCGATCTGGACCTGTCGCTCATCGCGACCGTCCGCGATCGGTGGGCTTTCTACCGCGATCGCAGACCCGACGCCTACGGTCCCCTGGTGACACCGTGA
- a CDS encoding ABC transporter substrate-binding protein, producing the protein MRARHTRVGRVAALLTVSLVAAAGLAGCATSDASDANTIRFALDWTPNTNHTGLFVAQQEGYFADAGLNVEILPYNSTSPDTLIDSGNAEFGISFHSSATYARAAGAKVTSVMAPLQHWATGIGVRADRQDIRSPRDLDGRTYAGFGDAGEEATLRKVIENDGGTGDFETVVLGTSAYEAVYSGTADFTVSYFAWEGLEAERAGTPMTYFDYTDFGFPDSYAIVVDGGDEWMAEHPEQARQFVQALQKGYQKAADDPDAGARDLIDANPGAFPDEDLVVESQRMLAEDYMLDENGRVGTQTLERWSGYSKFLFDAGVLAGPDGAPLTTEPDWSTYFTDEYLDQG; encoded by the coding sequence ATGAGGGCGCGGCACACGAGGGTCGGGCGCGTCGCGGCTCTGCTCACCGTGTCGCTCGTCGCCGCCGCGGGTCTCGCGGGCTGCGCCACGTCCGATGCCTCCGACGCGAACACGATCCGCTTCGCGCTCGACTGGACACCCAACACGAACCACACGGGCCTGTTCGTCGCCCAGCAGGAGGGCTACTTCGCGGACGCCGGGCTGAACGTCGAGATCCTGCCGTACAACTCGACGTCCCCCGACACGCTGATCGACTCCGGCAACGCCGAGTTCGGGATCAGCTTCCACAGCTCCGCCACCTACGCCCGCGCTGCCGGTGCGAAGGTGACCTCGGTGATGGCGCCGCTGCAGCACTGGGCCACCGGCATCGGCGTCCGCGCCGACCGGCAGGACATCCGGAGCCCCCGAGACCTGGACGGGCGGACCTACGCCGGGTTCGGCGATGCGGGCGAGGAGGCCACCCTCCGCAAGGTGATCGAGAACGACGGTGGCACCGGCGATTTCGAGACCGTGGTGCTCGGGACGTCCGCGTACGAGGCGGTCTACTCCGGTACCGCGGACTTCACCGTCTCCTACTTCGCGTGGGAGGGTCTCGAGGCCGAGCGGGCCGGAACCCCGATGACGTACTTCGACTACACCGACTTCGGCTTCCCCGACTCGTACGCGATCGTCGTCGACGGCGGTGACGAGTGGATGGCCGAGCACCCCGAACAGGCGCGACAGTTCGTGCAGGCCTTGCAGAAGGGTTACCAGAAGGCCGCCGACGATCCCGACGCGGGCGCGCGCGATCTGATCGACGCCAACCCGGGAGCATTTCCCGACGAGGACCTGGTCGTCGAGAGTCAGCGCATGCTGGCGGAGGACTACATGCTCGACGAGAACGGCCGCGTCGGGACGCAGACCCTGGAGCGATGGTCCGGGTACTCGAAGTTCCTGTTCGACGCCGGTGTCCTGGCCGGGCCCGACGGCGCACCGCTGACCACCGAGCCCGACTGGTCGACCTACTTCACCGATGAGTACCTCGATCAGGGCTGA
- a CDS encoding GNAT family N-acetyltransferase — translation MADTDDTRVEHHPDRQRFEILVGEEVAGYAEYRQTDPTVRDFDHTVTLPEFRGRGLAAVLVRHALDDTRAAGLKIVPSCSYVHHFVETHEEYADLTV, via the coding sequence ATGGCAGACACAGACGACACCCGCGTGGAGCACCATCCCGATCGTCAGCGTTTCGAGATCCTCGTCGGTGAGGAGGTCGCCGGCTACGCCGAGTATCGGCAGACCGATCCCACGGTCCGGGACTTCGACCACACCGTGACGCTTCCCGAGTTCCGCGGCCGCGGACTCGCGGCCGTCCTGGTGCGTCACGCACTCGACGACACACGCGCCGCGGGGCTGAAGATCGTCCCGTCGTGCTCCTACGTGCACCACTTCGTCGAGACGCACGAGGAGTACGCCGATCTGACCGTGTGA
- a CDS encoding TenA family protein yields MTPYDHAVDAASTTDAADLTRFTDLLWDRTAGLRARIGDLEFLTRLGDGTLPITSFRTYIEQDGLYLEGYAKALALLSSRAVDPEAGAFWATSAATAATVEKSLHTSLLADVALGGPSEKPVEHSQACLGYVSFLTATAATDTYAVGAAAALPCFWIYAEVGRGLAASARAVLDADPHHPYARWVTTYDAEDFQTSAARARELVDAAAEVAGPAERQRMSDAFVVAMRYELLFWDTALNTVPWPASGSDA; encoded by the coding sequence ATGACGCCGTACGACCATGCGGTCGACGCTGCCTCCACCACGGATGCAGCCGACCTCACACGCTTCACCGACCTCCTCTGGGACCGCACGGCAGGCCTGCGGGCCCGGATCGGCGATCTCGAGTTCCTCACCCGACTCGGCGACGGCACCCTGCCGATCACGTCGTTCCGGACGTACATCGAGCAGGACGGCCTCTACCTCGAGGGATACGCGAAGGCCTTGGCCCTCCTGTCCTCGCGCGCAGTCGATCCGGAGGCCGGAGCGTTCTGGGCCACGTCGGCGGCGACGGCCGCGACGGTCGAGAAGTCGTTGCACACCAGCCTTCTCGCCGACGTCGCACTCGGCGGTCCGTCGGAGAAGCCGGTCGAGCACAGCCAGGCGTGCCTCGGGTACGTCTCGTTCCTCACGGCGACGGCGGCGACCGACACCTACGCCGTCGGCGCCGCGGCCGCGCTCCCCTGTTTCTGGATCTACGCCGAGGTCGGCCGCGGACTCGCGGCCTCGGCCCGCGCCGTGCTCGACGCTGATCCGCACCACCCGTACGCCCGGTGGGTGACGACGTACGACGCCGAGGACTTCCAGACCTCCGCCGCGCGCGCCCGCGAGCTCGTCGACGCGGCTGCCGAGGTGGCCGGCCCGGCCGAACGACAGCGGATGAGTGACGCGTTCGTCGTGGCGATGCGCTACGAACTGCTGTTCTGGGACACCGCCCTGAACACCGTGCCCTGGCCTGCTTCGGGGTCGGACGCATGA
- a CDS encoding ABC transporter permease: MSTSIRAERGGQVGRYAPALLLAAGLVAAWQVYVVVSGISPRVLPSPARVVDQGWTNRAVIAGHASSTVQVTLLGFAVSLTISWIIATAVDFSPWLRRAVVPLLVVSQTLPVIAVAPLMIIWFGFGILPKLLVIALVTFFPMTLGLIEGFASADKESDALLRSMGASRRQQFRYVRLPSALPRFFTALRIGITYAVVGAVFSEYVGATSGLGIYMAQQKNAFRTDLVLAAVLVTAVCSIALFLLTFVAERLLAPWALAAKEGTR; this comes from the coding sequence ATGAGTACCTCGATCAGGGCTGAGCGCGGCGGACAGGTGGGGCGGTACGCGCCGGCGCTGCTGCTCGCGGCGGGCCTCGTGGCGGCCTGGCAGGTGTACGTGGTCGTCAGCGGCATCTCGCCGCGCGTACTCCCCTCCCCCGCCCGCGTCGTCGATCAGGGCTGGACGAACCGTGCCGTCATCGCGGGTCACGCATCGTCCACCGTTCAGGTCACTCTGCTCGGTTTCGCCGTCTCCCTGACGATCTCGTGGATCATCGCCACGGCCGTGGACTTCTCGCCGTGGCTGCGCCGCGCCGTCGTTCCCCTGCTCGTGGTGTCGCAGACACTGCCGGTCATCGCCGTCGCTCCCCTGATGATCATCTGGTTCGGATTCGGCATCCTCCCCAAGCTCCTGGTGATCGCGCTGGTGACGTTCTTCCCGATGACCCTCGGCCTGATCGAGGGATTCGCCTCCGCGGACAAGGAGTCCGACGCACTGCTGCGCAGCATGGGAGCGTCACGGCGACAACAGTTCCGGTACGTCCGGCTCCCGTCCGCGCTGCCGCGCTTCTTCACCGCGCTCCGCATCGGGATCACCTACGCCGTCGTCGGTGCCGTCTTCTCCGAGTACGTCGGCGCCACGTCGGGTCTGGGCATCTACATGGCGCAGCAGAAGAACGCGTTCCGCACCGATCTCGTCCTGGCCGCGGTCCTGGTCACGGCGGTGTGCAGCATCGCACTCTTCCTCCTCACGTTCGTGGCCGAGCGGCTTCTCGCGCCGTGGGCGCTCGCGGCGAAGGAAGGGACGCGATGA
- a CDS encoding sugar porter family MFS transporter: MTTQASANHTAKVIGVTIAAAVGGFLFGFDSSVINGAVDSIQGRFALGEFLTGFTVAIALLGCAAGAWFAGGLADRWGRKKVMLLGSALFIISSVGSGLAFSVPDLMLWRVLGGLGIGIASVIAPAYIAEISPARMRGSLASLQQLAITIGIFAALLSDAVLADRADGASNDLWLGLEAWRWMFIVGVIPAVVYGVLALLIPESPRYLVGKHLDEEAAQILANITGEKHPNERIHEIRLTLRKEQRSSFADIRGPRFGLQPLVWVGIIMAVLQQFVGINAIFYYSTTLWKSVGFTESQSFTTSVITSVINVAMTFVAILFVDRVGRRNLLMAGSIGMFVGLLMAAIAFSQQIGTGDEVSLPDPWGVVALIGANLFVIFFASTWGPIMWVLLGEMFPNRMRAMALGIGTAANWVANFVISLLFPSLTEMVGLSIVYGGFALFAALSFFFVKSKIPETKGMELEDMK; this comes from the coding sequence ATGACCACACAGGCATCGGCCAATCACACGGCCAAAGTCATCGGCGTGACCATTGCGGCCGCCGTCGGCGGCTTCCTCTTCGGTTTCGACAGTTCCGTCATCAACGGCGCCGTCGACTCCATCCAGGGCAGATTCGCCCTCGGCGAGTTCCTCACCGGCTTCACCGTCGCGATCGCCCTGCTCGGGTGCGCGGCGGGCGCCTGGTTCGCCGGCGGACTGGCCGACCGGTGGGGACGCAAGAAGGTGATGCTGCTCGGGTCCGCACTCTTCATCATCTCGTCGGTCGGCTCGGGTCTGGCCTTCAGCGTTCCCGACCTGATGCTGTGGCGTGTGCTCGGCGGTCTCGGCATCGGCATCGCGTCGGTGATCGCCCCCGCGTACATCGCGGAGATCTCGCCGGCCCGGATGCGCGGCAGCCTCGCGTCGCTGCAGCAGCTGGCCATCACCATCGGCATCTTCGCCGCACTGCTCTCGGACGCCGTGCTGGCGGATCGTGCGGACGGTGCGTCCAACGACCTGTGGCTCGGCCTCGAGGCCTGGCGATGGATGTTCATCGTCGGCGTGATCCCGGCCGTCGTCTACGGCGTCCTCGCGTTGCTCATCCCCGAGTCGCCGCGTTACCTCGTGGGCAAGCACCTCGACGAGGAGGCCGCGCAGATTCTCGCGAACATCACCGGCGAGAAGCACCCCAACGAGCGCATCCACGAGATCCGCCTGACTCTGCGCAAGGAGCAGCGCTCGTCGTTCGCCGACATCCGCGGTCCGCGCTTTGGTCTGCAGCCGCTGGTGTGGGTCGGCATCATCATGGCCGTCCTGCAGCAGTTCGTCGGTATCAACGCGATCTTCTACTACTCCACCACACTGTGGAAGTCGGTGGGCTTCACCGAGAGTCAGTCCTTCACCACGTCGGTCATCACCTCCGTGATCAACGTGGCCATGACGTTCGTGGCCATTCTCTTCGTCGACCGGGTGGGTCGGCGCAACCTGCTCATGGCCGGCTCCATCGGTATGTTCGTCGGTCTCCTCATGGCGGCGATCGCGTTCTCCCAGCAGATCGGCACCGGCGACGAGGTCTCCCTGCCCGATCCCTGGGGCGTCGTGGCGCTGATCGGAGCGAACCTGTTCGTGATCTTCTTCGCGTCGACGTGGGGACCGATCATGTGGGTCCTGCTCGGCGAGATGTTCCCGAACCGTATGCGCGCCATGGCTCTCGGCATCGGTACGGCCGCGAACTGGGTGGCCAACTTCGTCATCTCGCTGCTGTTCCCGTCGCTCACCGAGATGGTCGGACTCTCCATCGTCTACGGCGGCTTCGCACTCTTCGCCGCCCTGTCGTTCTTCTTCGTGAAGTCCAAGATCCCCGAGACGAAGGGCATGGAACTGGAGGACATGAAGTAG
- the hydA gene encoding dihydropyrimidinase: MTTTFVHGGIVVSPTGSQPLDVLIDGETIVAVLQPGSTLLGADLASSSDVVVDATGKYVIPGGVDGHTHMEMPFGGTFASDSFETGTRAAAWGGTTTIVDFAIQNPGMRVQDTLATWHDKAAGSCAVDYGFHQIIGDVDSDSLKAMSELVSEGVTSFKLFMAYPGVFYSDDGKILRAMQTAAETGALLMMHAENGIAIDVLVEQSIARGDTAPYFHGTSRPWQLEEEATHRAIMLADVTGAPLYVVHVSAKQALEQIATARGKGQNVFAETCPQYLYLSLEEQLGAPGFEGAKWVCSTPLRSRAEGHQDELWRYLRTGDVSTVGTDHCPFCMKDQKEMGIGDFSKIPNGIGSVEHRMDLMYQGVVSGKITLEKWVEVCCTTPARMFGMYPRKGIVSPGADADLVVYDPNGRTTIGVETHHMRMDYSAYEGMTVDGHVDTVISRGAVVVDRGEYLGRAGHGRFVRRDLSQNLV, from the coding sequence GTGACGACCACGTTCGTCCACGGGGGCATCGTCGTCTCGCCGACGGGGTCGCAGCCCCTGGACGTCCTGATCGACGGTGAGACGATCGTCGCAGTGCTGCAACCGGGTTCGACGCTGCTGGGCGCCGACCTCGCGTCGTCGAGCGACGTCGTCGTCGACGCGACCGGGAAGTACGTGATCCCCGGAGGGGTCGACGGCCACACCCACATGGAGATGCCGTTCGGCGGCACCTTCGCCTCCGACTCGTTCGAGACGGGGACGCGCGCTGCCGCGTGGGGCGGAACCACCACCATCGTCGACTTCGCCATCCAGAACCCCGGGATGCGTGTGCAGGACACCCTCGCCACGTGGCACGACAAGGCCGCCGGTTCGTGCGCCGTCGACTACGGCTTCCATCAGATCATCGGAGACGTCGACAGCGACTCGTTGAAGGCCATGAGCGAGTTGGTCTCCGAAGGTGTCACCAGCTTCAAGTTGTTCATGGCCTATCCCGGCGTCTTCTACTCGGACGACGGGAAGATCCTGCGGGCGATGCAGACTGCCGCCGAGACCGGCGCGCTGCTGATGATGCACGCGGAGAACGGCATCGCCATCGACGTCCTGGTCGAGCAGTCGATCGCACGCGGTGACACGGCGCCGTACTTCCACGGCACGTCCCGGCCGTGGCAGCTCGAGGAAGAAGCAACGCATCGCGCGATCATGCTGGCCGACGTGACGGGAGCGCCGCTGTACGTGGTCCACGTGTCGGCGAAACAGGCGCTCGAGCAGATCGCGACGGCACGAGGCAAGGGGCAGAACGTCTTCGCCGAGACGTGTCCGCAGTATCTGTACCTCTCGCTCGAGGAGCAACTCGGTGCGCCGGGCTTCGAGGGTGCGAAGTGGGTGTGCTCGACCCCGCTCCGGTCCCGTGCCGAGGGGCACCAGGACGAGCTGTGGCGGTACCTCCGCACGGGCGACGTCTCGACGGTCGGCACCGATCACTGTCCCTTCTGCATGAAGGATCAGAAGGAGATGGGTATCGGCGACTTCTCCAAGATCCCCAACGGAATCGGGTCGGTCGAACATCGGATGGACCTGATGTACCAGGGTGTGGTGTCGGGGAAGATCACGCTCGAGAAGTGGGTCGAGGTGTGCTGCACGACGCCGGCACGCATGTTCGGGATGTACCCGCGCAAGGGCATCGTGTCGCCCGGTGCCGACGCGGACCTGGTGGTCTACGACCCGAACGGCCGCACCACCATCGGAGTCGAGACACACCACATGAGAATGGACTATTCCGCCTACGAGGGCATGACCGTGGACGGCCATGTCGACACGGTGATCTCCCGCGGGGCCGTCGTCGTCGACCGCGGCGAGTACCTGGGCCGCGCCGGGCACGGCCGTTTCGTGCGCCGCGACCTGTCCCAGAATCTGGTGTGA
- a CDS encoding ABC transporter ATP-binding protein yields MTDPVLELTSVRKSYPGTPVLDGIDLAVEGGQFVSIVGPSGCGKSTLFTLLAGLDTADSGTVVTPRCAYMPQKDLLFPWRSVLANTALGLEVQGVPKAQARSRARDLFPVFGLDGFENARPSSLSGGMRQRAALLRTVVQGRDVLLLDEPFGALDSLTRTAMQDWLQEVWQRYRWTVLMITHDIREAVQVSDRVVVLSPRPARVVADVSIDLPRPRRAETATTREFATYERALLDALGSTGPRPGAGE; encoded by the coding sequence ATGACGGATCCTGTTCTGGAGCTGACCTCGGTGCGCAAGTCCTACCCGGGCACACCGGTACTGGACGGGATCGACCTCGCCGTCGAGGGAGGACAGTTCGTGTCGATCGTCGGCCCGAGCGGCTGCGGCAAGAGCACGCTGTTCACCCTCCTCGCCGGTCTCGACACCGCGGACAGCGGCACCGTGGTGACACCGCGCTGCGCGTACATGCCGCAGAAGGACCTGTTGTTCCCGTGGCGTTCGGTTCTCGCGAACACCGCACTCGGGCTGGAGGTGCAGGGGGTTCCGAAGGCGCAGGCGCGGAGCCGGGCCCGCGACCTGTTCCCGGTCTTCGGCCTCGACGGCTTCGAGAACGCACGCCCCTCGTCGCTGTCCGGCGGGATGCGGCAGCGGGCCGCACTGCTCCGGACCGTCGTGCAGGGACGCGACGTCCTGCTGCTGGACGAGCCGTTCGGCGCTCTCGACTCGCTGACCAGGACGGCCATGCAGGACTGGTTGCAGGAGGTGTGGCAGCGGTACCGCTGGACGGTCCTGATGATCACCCACGACATCCGGGAGGCGGTGCAGGTGTCGGACCGGGTCGTCGTGCTGTCGCCGCGGCCCGCGCGGGTGGTCGCCGACGTGAGCATCGATCTGCCGCGGCCGCGACGCGCCGAGACCGCCACCACGCGGGAGTTCGCGACCTACGAACGCGCACTGCTGGACGCCCTCGGAAGCACGGGCCCTCGTCCCGGCGCGGGCGAGTAG
- a CDS encoding carboxylesterase/lipase family protein — MGATESSHVVSSRDGEIRGYGHGDVVSWKGIPFAAPPVAEHRFRAPRPPEPWDGVRDGRTFGAMAPQGRDGPIPMDSSIPMDEDCLTLNVWAPTPDGISRPVMVWIHGGAYVLGSSAQRIYNGRNLSRLGEVVVVTVNYRVGALGWLDLSSFDTDGSVFETNLGLRDQIAALTWVRDCIAAFGGDPTNVTVFGESSGGASVTTLMTSPHAEGLFHKAIAQSSPATSVYGPERARTVAQRFLELVDLPAERAEELRAMPVERLVEAAEKLVYEVPEKVPGTLGFAPVVDGDVVPRYPVAAFQKGFSHDVPLIIGSNHDEASVFRLMKSPLMPVTSDTVSTMFEAIAVDHPDLSPARIADILSAYPDLPKSAGALALSRDAGFRMPSLWIAEAHCRRAPTFVYRFDHATPVLRAARIGAGHATELPYVFGNFGTFDRDPTFWLGGRKAAQQVSRRMQRRWVAFAWHGVPAALDGSKHWAPYDERRRTLVIDGRDALVEDPDRELREIWGEKVLGFS, encoded by the coding sequence GTGGGGGCAACCGAGAGCAGCCATGTCGTCTCGTCGCGCGACGGTGAGATCCGCGGCTACGGGCACGGCGACGTTGTCAGTTGGAAGGGCATCCCGTTCGCGGCGCCACCCGTGGCGGAGCACCGATTCCGCGCACCACGCCCACCGGAGCCGTGGGACGGGGTCCGCGACGGCAGGACCTTCGGAGCGATGGCACCGCAAGGCCGTGACGGCCCGATTCCCATGGACTCGTCCATCCCGATGGACGAGGACTGCCTGACTCTCAACGTCTGGGCCCCGACACCGGACGGCATCTCCCGTCCGGTGATGGTGTGGATCCACGGCGGTGCCTACGTCCTGGGATCATCTGCGCAACGGATCTACAACGGGCGCAACCTGTCCCGCCTCGGTGAGGTGGTGGTCGTGACCGTCAACTACCGGGTGGGCGCGCTGGGGTGGTTGGACCTGTCGTCGTTCGACACCGATGGCAGCGTCTTCGAGACCAATCTCGGGCTCCGCGACCAGATCGCGGCGCTCACGTGGGTGCGCGACTGCATCGCCGCGTTCGGCGGCGACCCGACCAACGTCACCGTCTTCGGTGAGTCGTCCGGTGGCGCGTCGGTGACCACTCTCATGACGTCACCGCACGCGGAAGGTCTGTTCCACAAGGCGATCGCCCAGAGTTCCCCGGCCACGTCGGTGTACGGCCCGGAACGCGCGCGCACCGTCGCGCAGCGGTTCCTCGAACTCGTCGATCTGCCCGCAGAGCGTGCGGAGGAGCTGCGGGCGATGCCGGTGGAGAGGCTCGTCGAGGCGGCCGAGAAGCTGGTCTACGAGGTTCCCGAGAAGGTGCCCGGCACATTGGGATTCGCACCCGTCGTCGACGGTGACGTGGTGCCCCGGTATCCGGTGGCCGCGTTCCAGAAGGGCTTCTCGCACGACGTCCCGCTCATCATCGGGTCTAATCACGACGAGGCATCGGTGTTCCGCCTGATGAAGTCGCCGTTGATGCCCGTCACCTCGGACACGGTGAGCACGATGTTCGAGGCGATCGCCGTCGACCATCCCGACCTCTCACCGGCTCGTATCGCCGACATCCTCTCCGCGTACCCGGATCTGCCGAAGAGTGCGGGCGCGCTGGCCCTCTCGCGCGACGCAGGGTTCCGGATGCCGAGCCTGTGGATCGCGGAGGCCCACTGCCGACGAGCGCCGACGTTCGTCTACCGTTTCGATCACGCGACACCCGTGCTGCGCGCGGCACGTATCGGCGCCGGTCACGCCACCGAGTTGCCGTACGTCTTCGGCAATTTCGGGACCTTCGACCGGGACCCGACCTTCTGGCTGGGTGGGCGCAAGGCAGCGCAGCAGGTCTCCCGGCGAATGCAACGACGCTGGGTGGCGTTCGCGTGGCACGGGGTTCCTGCTGCGCTGGACGGGTCGAAGCACTGGGCGCCCTACGACGAGCGCCGTCGCACTCTCGTCATCGACGGGCGTGATGCTCTGGTCGAGGATCCGGACCGTGAGCTGCGCGAGATCTGGGGCGAGAAGGTGCTCGGCTTCAGCTGA
- a CDS encoding LppP/LprE family lipoprotein: MRRTLLATLAVTVLFASGCSDSGQGSAAPPPPTTTTTSTAVGPAPGTEPASSAAPEPSTACVEDSVVAAGIESLPQFFGSGWRLVRQGDPCATLSWALAALDGGTGSSPWTVLFFHDDTYLGTATALPYSFTDVASQTDDTVTVSYGWLREGESTSQQSGGPGLVRYTWNGSSVVMLDDLPQEVVDGNRQTPADPCLDDSVVASAIDSLPTFSDSAWSLYSQGDPCATLAWAMAVPDGATGSSPTTVLLFHDGAYLGTATARPYAFTDLDPYAQTDDTVTISYRWLVGDEATAEASGGPALVRYRWNGSSVDMLDPLPPEVANG; encoded by the coding sequence ATGAGACGAACACTTCTCGCGACCCTGGCAGTCACCGTGCTGTTCGCGAGCGGGTGCTCCGACTCCGGCCAGGGCTCCGCGGCGCCACCTCCTCCGACCACCACCACGACCTCGACAGCGGTGGGTCCGGCACCGGGTACGGAACCCGCGTCGTCGGCCGCGCCGGAACCGTCGACCGCGTGTGTGGAGGACTCCGTCGTGGCGGCGGGCATCGAATCGCTGCCACAGTTCTTCGGCAGTGGTTGGCGGCTCGTCCGCCAGGGCGATCCCTGCGCGACGCTGTCGTGGGCGCTCGCGGCGCTCGACGGGGGCACGGGGTCGAGTCCGTGGACCGTCTTGTTCTTCCACGACGACACCTATCTCGGTACCGCCACCGCGTTGCCGTACTCGTTCACCGACGTCGCCTCGCAGACCGACGACACGGTCACGGTGTCGTACGGGTGGCTCCGGGAGGGTGAGTCCACCTCGCAGCAGTCCGGCGGACCCGGGTTAGTCCGCTACACCTGGAACGGATCGTCCGTGGTGATGCTGGACGACCTGCCGCAGGAGGTGGTGGACGGCAACAGGCAGACTCCTGCCGATCCGTGCCTGGACGACTCGGTGGTCGCCTCCGCGATCGACTCTCTGCCCACCTTCTCCGACAGCGCCTGGAGCCTGTACAGCCAGGGCGATCCGTGCGCCACGCTGGCCTGGGCGATGGCCGTTCCCGACGGTGCCACCGGTTCGAGTCCCACGACGGTCCTGCTCTTCCATGACGGCGCATACCTCGGAACGGCGACCGCCCGTCCGTACGCGTTCACGGATCTCGACCCGTATGCGCAGACCGACGACACCGTGACGATCTCGTACCGGTGGCTCGTCGGCGACGAGGCCACCGCGGAAGCCTCCGGCGGTCCGGCACTCGTTCGCTACCGGTGGAACGGATCCTCGGTGGACATGCTCGATCCGCTGCCTCCCGAAGTGGCGAACGGCTGA
- a CDS encoding DUF1540 domain-containing protein, with product MTSLEMPRVSECSVSACSYNHDGCHAFAINVGGSNGTADCGTFIPLSTKGGLDTVSTQVGACQRVDCSFNDNLECSAAAVRIGAGESSDTANCLTYSKA from the coding sequence ATGACTTCCCTCGAAATGCCCCGCGTCAGTGAGTGCAGTGTCAGCGCCTGTTCGTACAACCACGACGGATGCCACGCCTTCGCCATCAATGTCGGAGGCTCGAACGGAACGGCCGATTGCGGCACGTTCATCCCCTTGAGCACCAAGGGCGGCCTCGACACCGTCTCCACCCAGGTCGGCGCGTGTCAGCGCGTCGACTGCTCGTTCAACGACAACCTCGAGTGCAGCGCGGCAGCGGTCCGCATCGGCGCCGGCGAGTCGTCGGACACCGCGAACTGCCTCACCTACAGCAAGGCCTGA
- a CDS encoding SRPBCC family protein, whose protein sequence is MKKTLRRTGDASADVAWERYMDLSLWSTWAPQIMGVDASTDRLAAGTTGTVRGPLGVRVSFEVHSVDEAARVWSWRAWIGAPSAGLTLEHGVDSAGSGSSTWLVVDGLAPLVLGYSPAALFALGRLVTA, encoded by the coding sequence ATGAAGAAGACTCTGCGACGCACCGGCGACGCCTCCGCCGACGTCGCGTGGGAGCGGTACATGGACCTGTCGCTCTGGTCGACGTGGGCACCGCAGATCATGGGGGTCGACGCGTCCACCGACCGTCTCGCCGCCGGCACGACCGGCACGGTGCGCGGACCCCTCGGCGTGCGGGTGTCCTTCGAGGTCCACTCCGTGGACGAGGCCGCACGGGTGTGGTCGTGGCGCGCGTGGATCGGCGCTCCGAGTGCCGGGCTCACCCTGGAACACGGTGTCGACAGCGCGGGGTCGGGCTCGTCGACGTGGTTGGTCGTGGACGGTCTGGCACCGCTCGTCCTCGGCTACTCTCCAGCGGCCCTGTTCGCGCTCGGTCGACTGGTGACAGCGTGA